gtgATAAAATTAAGTGAATAGAaactaattgtatttataattatatactaggAACAAGAACTATTTTTCTTCCATGAATTAAGTCCAGGATCTTGTTTTTTCCAACCAAAAGGTgcacatatttataatactttaattgaGTTCATTAAAAGTGAATACAGAAAACGTGGATTCCAAGAAGTAGTATCGCCAAATATTTACAATGTTAAGTTATGGCAAACATCTGGTCATTGGACTCATTATGCAGTAAGTTGACCTAGTTTCTTTTCAGTCTTTCTTTGAGGGAGAAAAAAGGATTTAATAAATCCATaaatcattcaattttatttttataatgcctGGTTGCATAAAAGTCAttcattaaataactaataaattattagctaATGGCTTATTAAATCAATGttacattacaatatacatttatttaaaatatacagctGAGTTCATATCACAAGGTTgtttttgtgaattattatttttgataaaattataatcagttataagtaataacaataaataataactaactaGTTactggtaatatattttaacagtcTTTAAAATTGAACAATCTGATATCGGTTGACAGACTCTGATTTAAAGGACTCTTAGATATTGAAAGAACGAATTTGTTTAGCAAGACATTAAAACGGCTAACGgtccataaaatgtttaaagatcTTTTATGCATTTATCTTTTGGGCACaactcttataatattatgtgcatagaTAAGTAAAAGtcataaacttttataaaatattcactatattgaagtgtgatccaccgtcgaatgacgttaaaccgtaggtattggtgttaaataagtaacacgtagattacgtatactaagattaccaatttattaaattagacacttgttgtaataatgtatataatgcttttataagttgatattaatactaaatatttcatttgaacacaaaagaattaatgtatatataatttatgtaatgaatctatataaatactgacactgagagaggttctgattaaaactatatgaggctctgtaataaactataaaagatgcTCTGACCAGTAACACGGGTGTTACTCACTCTTTCGACCTTACACGACTGCCGTCCGCCGGGCGAGGCCCGCCGCAACGGTCCGTCCAGGCCTCTAAGAATGTGCTGACCCAGCCCTTTCGGTCACGTAGACCATCGTGAGAACCGAATCGGTCACACACTCGTCTTACCCCGAGTCAACACATTTatccctatatatgtattacatacatacatatatatacatagtacatacatacatacatacatacatacgcgtGCATGCATATACAACAATATCTTTGTCTttgtatattcaaaaaatgttttatttgaataaaaactttttacttGAACTGAGAACTTAATGGTACACTTAacatatatcatattttgttcagtttataattgtaaattgtgaaTGTTCgttagaattaattttatttccagGAAAACATGTTTTCATTTAATGTTGAAAAAGAAACATATGCTCTGAAACCAATGAATTGTCCTGGCCATTGGTAAATACattaatagattattttttttatctaattaattaaatataagtacaattttgCTGTGATTATGAAGAACAAAAAATATGctgtttaaatgtaaaatattatacaattgctTACAGTTTAATGTTTGATAACCGCAATAGATCATGGAGAGAAATGCCACTCAGGATGGCAGACTTTGGTGTACTTCATCGTAATGAGTTATCAGGGGCTTTAACAGGATTAACACGTGTTCGACGTTTTCAGCAAGACGATGCTCACATATTTTGTACTACTGAACAAGTCagacaaaatcaaattaaatggaatattcaaatatattaatttattattatttgatttagatTGTTCAAGAAATGATGAGTTCATTAGACTTTTTACGTTATGTTTATACTGTATTTGGATTTACATTCAATCTTCGTTTATCTACAAGACCTGAAAAGTATTTAGGGGAGTTGGAAATGTGGAAAAATGCTGAAAAGgttaaatgttaacattttatttatacaaagtagatttcaaaatttataatataatgtatttagtaatttatttagcttgcataatttattttattttaacgtgtTTCTAATTTTTCTTTACACATTTTAATAGCAATTAGCTGATAGCTTAAATTCATTTGGTGAACCATGGACATTAAACCCAGGAGATGGTGCTTTCTACGGACCAAAAATTGATATAACTATTTTGGATGCTTTAAAACGCCAACATCAATGTGCTACCATACAACTTGATTTCCAGCTCCCAATTCAGTTTGATTTAAACTTTATcaggtaattaatttaaaatcttaactCAATGTTAGCAAATGCCAacaattagtttataaattatccaatgattattttacaattctTACATATTGCTGTAGTGAATCAGGAGAAAAGAAACGCCCAGTAATCATACATCGTGCTATATTTGGTTCAGTAGAAAGAATGATAGCTATTTTAACTGAATCGTTTGCTGGAAAATGGCCATTCTGGTTGTCACCTAGACAAGCTGTTGTAATACCTGTTGGTCCTCAATTTGACGAATATTCAGAAAAAGcaagttttatttgtttcctggctttataatttattgtattaatgtaatttaaatcttATAAATAGGTCAAAAAAGAAATATACGAGGCTGGATTTATGTGTGATGTAGATGTTTATCACGgtgatacattaaataaaaaaattcgcaATGCACAATTGGCTCAATATAACTTCATTCTTGGTATGTatctttattaattaacttcatagtaattaaattaattaattattaatattccagTCGTTGgagataaagaaaaaactgcTAACACTGTTAATGTTCGCACGAGAGACAACAATGTTCATGGCGAATTCAGTATTGAAGAGACAATTCAAAGACTACAAAAATTAAagatttcaaaaacaaataacagtgaagttgaatttta
This genomic window from Metopolophium dirhodum isolate CAU chromosome 1, ASM1992520v1, whole genome shotgun sequence contains:
- the LOC132934440 gene encoding threonine--tRNA ligase 1, cytoplasmic-like isoform X1 produces the protein MSRLEVKILMGRYIPIRPCSKLMHLKLLFDFHQTIIFGTLSVRGLRLPKYQRPNKKKMALKEKEGKQSQVSELKTWPSYIEDRLKLWDKLKEQYINELSNKILEPITVTFPDGKTINAKAWQSTPYDVAKGISQGLADNTVIAKVNGELWDLDRPLEKDSTLQFLKIDNEEAQKVFWHSSAHMLGEAMERIYGGCLCYGPPIEGGFYYDMFIENKGISNFDFPVMENLVKQIVKEKQPFERLEVSKEDLLEMFKYNEFKVRILNEKVTTPTTTVYRCGPLIDLCRGPHIRHTGKVKAFKVIKNSATYWEGNSTAETLQRVYGISFSDSKQMKEWEKFQEEAARRDHRKIGKEQELFFFHELSPGSCFFQPKGAHIYNTLIEFIKSEYRKRGFQEVVSPNIYNVKLWQTSGHWTHYAENMFSFNVEKETYALKPMNCPGHCLMFDNRNRSWREMPLRMADFGVLHRNELSGALTGLTRVRRFQQDDAHIFCTTEQIVQEMMSSLDFLRYVYTVFGFTFNLRLSTRPEKYLGELEMWKNAEKQLADSLNSFGEPWTLNPGDGAFYGPKIDITILDALKRQHQCATIQLDFQLPIQFDLNFISESGEKKRPVIIHRAIFGSVERMIAILTESFAGKWPFWLSPRQAVVIPVGPQFDEYSEKVKKEIYEAGFMCDVDVYHGDTLNKKIRNAQLAQYNFILVVGDKEKTANTVNVRTRDNNVHGEFSIEETIQRLQKLKISKTNNSEVEF
- the LOC132934440 gene encoding threonine--tRNA ligase 1, cytoplasmic-like isoform X2; the protein is MHLKLLFDFHQTIIFGTLSVRGLRLPKYQRPNKKKMALKEKEGKQSQVSELKTWPSYIEDRLKLWDKLKEQYINELSNKILEPITVTFPDGKTINAKAWQSTPYDVAKGISQGLADNTVIAKVNGELWDLDRPLEKDSTLQFLKIDNEEAQKVFWHSSAHMLGEAMERIYGGCLCYGPPIEGGFYYDMFIENKGISNFDFPVMENLVKQIVKEKQPFERLEVSKEDLLEMFKYNEFKVRILNEKVTTPTTTVYRCGPLIDLCRGPHIRHTGKVKAFKVIKNSATYWEGNSTAETLQRVYGISFSDSKQMKEWEKFQEEAARRDHRKIGKEQELFFFHELSPGSCFFQPKGAHIYNTLIEFIKSEYRKRGFQEVVSPNIYNVKLWQTSGHWTHYAENMFSFNVEKETYALKPMNCPGHCLMFDNRNRSWREMPLRMADFGVLHRNELSGALTGLTRVRRFQQDDAHIFCTTEQIVQEMMSSLDFLRYVYTVFGFTFNLRLSTRPEKYLGELEMWKNAEKQLADSLNSFGEPWTLNPGDGAFYGPKIDITILDALKRQHQCATIQLDFQLPIQFDLNFISESGEKKRPVIIHRAIFGSVERMIAILTESFAGKWPFWLSPRQAVVIPVGPQFDEYSEKVKKEIYEAGFMCDVDVYHGDTLNKKIRNAQLAQYNFILVVGDKEKTANTVNVRTRDNNVHGEFSIEETIQRLQKLKISKTNNSEVEF